In a single window of the Sphingosinicella microcystinivorans genome:
- a CDS encoding enoyl-CoA hydratase-related protein, giving the protein MADPVETPEAEVLFERVGDHVALVTLNRPNVHNAVNVAVAEALEACVLQIEADRSIRAAVLASRGRSFCAGADLREVAAGRALQLARPETGFAGFVYARRTKPWIAAVQGPAYGGGTEIALACDMIVAGEKAGFGLPEVKRGLIAGAGGAYRVTNVLPRPVAIEMVVTGEPIAARRAYELGLVNHLVDEGEEVSTALRLAETIARNAPLSVRESLRLTRAAADRGEAENRKLQDEVVANVLASPDLAEGAKAFIERRAPVWTS; this is encoded by the coding sequence GTGGCTGATCCCGTGGAAACGCCCGAGGCGGAGGTCCTGTTCGAGCGCGTGGGCGATCACGTCGCGCTGGTGACGCTCAATCGCCCGAACGTGCACAATGCCGTCAACGTGGCCGTCGCCGAGGCGCTGGAAGCCTGTGTCTTGCAGATCGAGGCCGACAGGAGCATCCGCGCGGCCGTGCTCGCATCGCGGGGCCGCTCGTTCTGCGCGGGCGCTGATCTGCGCGAAGTCGCCGCCGGGCGCGCGCTTCAGCTCGCGCGGCCGGAAACCGGGTTCGCCGGTTTCGTCTACGCCCGCAGGACCAAGCCGTGGATCGCCGCGGTTCAGGGGCCGGCGTATGGCGGCGGGACGGAAATCGCGCTCGCCTGCGACATGATCGTCGCGGGGGAGAAGGCCGGCTTCGGCCTTCCCGAAGTGAAGCGCGGCCTCATCGCCGGTGCGGGCGGCGCGTACCGCGTGACCAATGTGCTGCCGCGCCCCGTCGCCATCGAAATGGTCGTGACCGGAGAGCCGATCGCCGCCCGGCGCGCGTATGAATTGGGTCTCGTCAATCACCTCGTGGACGAGGGCGAGGAAGTGAGCACGGCGCTCCGCCTCGCCGAGACCATCGCCCGCAACGCGCCGCTATCCGTTCGCGAAAGCCTTCGGCTGACGCGCGCCGCCGCCGATCGCGGCGAGGCGGAAAACCGCAAGCTTCAGGACGAGGTGGTGGCGAACGTGCTTGCTTCGCCCGATCTTGCCGAGGGCGCGAAAGCCTTCATCGAACGCCGCGCGCCGGTCTGGACGAGCTGA
- a CDS encoding flavin-containing monooxygenase, which produces MSETPADGEVLDVLILGAGFGGLHALHRLREDGFKVLAIEAAPDTGGAWYWNRYPGARCDVESLAYCYTFSPILDAEWKWTERYAGRDEICRYLQWVADRLDLRKDIRFNSRLTKAAFDKASGLWTFETGNGDRYRARHFLSSPGPISTPIMPDIPGLDTFRGQVIHTARWPETYPDFAGKRVGIIGTGSSGTQVIPIVAEQCGHLTVFLRTPNFYAPARNRPLTQNDYDWWEQNRDLTRERLQNCQRWGGGDLMLDEAVNDVMFRKASEFTPEERRDIYERRWECGGGVVGWAFCDAMIDKAVNDEAADFLRGKIKTIVKNPDVAETLTPRGFAYGTKRCTVGTDFYETFNRENVEVVDVKAEPIARFTETGAVVGAREIPLDILISASGFDALTGALTVIDVRGEDGRSLAEVWGDGPHTYLGISVQGFPNMYMIGGPGSPSVLTNVVMTNEMQVNWIADLIGYAERNGYARCETTSEAQDTWTQHVNDLVKGNLWETADSWYVGSNVPGKPRVILAYVGGYGTYKQRCIEEREQGYPGFRFS; this is translated from the coding sequence ATGAGCGAAACGCCTGCGGACGGGGAGGTTCTCGACGTATTGATACTCGGCGCCGGCTTCGGCGGCCTTCACGCCCTGCACCGGCTCCGCGAGGACGGGTTCAAGGTCCTCGCGATCGAGGCGGCGCCGGACACCGGCGGCGCGTGGTACTGGAACCGCTACCCCGGCGCGCGGTGCGACGTCGAGAGCCTGGCCTATTGCTATACGTTCTCGCCGATCCTCGACGCGGAATGGAAATGGACCGAGCGCTATGCGGGACGCGACGAGATCTGCCGCTACCTGCAATGGGTCGCCGACCGGCTCGACCTTCGCAAGGACATCCGCTTCAATTCCAGACTGACGAAGGCGGCGTTCGACAAGGCGAGCGGCCTCTGGACGTTCGAGACCGGGAACGGCGACCGCTATCGCGCGCGGCACTTCCTGTCGTCGCCCGGCCCGATCTCGACGCCGATCATGCCCGACATACCGGGTCTCGACACGTTCCGGGGCCAGGTGATCCACACCGCCCGCTGGCCCGAGACCTATCCGGATTTCGCGGGCAAGCGCGTGGGAATCATCGGAACCGGATCGTCGGGCACGCAGGTGATCCCGATCGTCGCCGAACAGTGCGGGCATCTGACGGTTTTCCTCCGCACCCCCAATTTCTATGCGCCGGCGCGCAACCGGCCCCTGACGCAAAACGACTACGACTGGTGGGAACAGAACCGGGACCTGACCCGCGAGCGTCTTCAGAACTGCCAGCGCTGGGGCGGCGGCGACCTGATGCTCGACGAGGCCGTCAATGACGTCATGTTCCGCAAGGCGTCGGAATTCACGCCGGAGGAGCGCCGGGACATCTACGAGCGCCGCTGGGAATGCGGCGGCGGCGTCGTCGGCTGGGCGTTTTGCGACGCCATGATCGACAAGGCGGTCAACGACGAGGCGGCGGACTTCCTGCGCGGCAAGATCAAGACGATCGTGAAGAACCCTGACGTCGCGGAAACGCTGACGCCGCGGGGGTTCGCCTACGGCACGAAGCGTTGCACGGTCGGCACCGATTTCTACGAGACCTTCAACCGTGAGAACGTCGAGGTCGTCGACGTGAAGGCCGAGCCCATCGCGCGGTTCACCGAAACCGGCGCCGTTGTCGGCGCGCGTGAGATTCCGCTCGACATCCTGATTTCCGCGTCCGGGTTCGATGCGCTCACCGGCGCGCTCACCGTCATCGACGTCCGCGGCGAGGACGGCCGGTCGCTCGCGGAGGTCTGGGGAGACGGCCCGCACACCTATCTCGGGATCAGCGTACAGGGCTTCCCCAACATGTACATGATCGGCGGACCCGGCAGCCCGTCCGTTCTCACCAATGTCGTGATGACCAACGAGATGCAGGTCAACTGGATCGCGGACCTGATCGGGTACGCGGAAAGGAACGGCTACGCGCGCTGCGAAACCACCTCCGAAGCGCAGGACACGTGGACGCAGCACGTCAACGATCTCGTCAAGGGCAATCTCTGGGAAACGGCGGACAGCTGGTATGTCGGCTCCAACGTCCCCGGCAAGCCGCGCGTCATCCTCGCCTATGTGGGCGGATACGGCACCTACAAGCAGCGCTGCATCGAGGAGCGCGAGCAGGGATACCCCGGCTTCCGCTTCTCATAA